From a region of the Methylomonas rapida genome:
- the tnpC gene encoding IS66 family transposase — MTTAITLSTEEYQALLGEQQRLAHQLRLMTVERDLLKERLDAFLHRLFAAKSEARANPAQRDLFLNEAEALAPQGVPIAEEVTPEAVEVAGHSRQKRGRKPLDPHLPREIVRHELPEAERVCTHDGAYLVEIGTEISEQLDIVPQQVRVIQHHRVKYACPCCDDSIRVTPAPARIIPKGLLTEAALAWVVTAKYQDSLPLYRQAALLGRFGGDLSRTTLAASMVRVGQAVQPVINLLRDHLLDADLILGDETVIQVLKESGRAAQSKSYLWAQMTGSGPPIRLFSYTPGRGGTHAHPLYEGIRSGVALMSDGYEVYNAIAAARGAVHLGCWAHARRYFVEAEAAIPKAARNAQQPATQFITAMSELYAIEAKAKDLSAEQRRQRRQEQSRPVLAKIEGLLLQHLHSVTPGSLLGKALHYLSSQWPKLTRFVDNGAWPIDNNLCENAIRPFVVGRRNWLFCDTVAGAQASANLYSLIETCKANGIEPYAYLVELFRQLPRAKAVEDFEALLPWRLANPTA, encoded by the coding sequence ATGACGACCGCCATCACGCTGTCCACCGAAGAGTATCAGGCCTTGCTGGGCGAACAGCAACGGCTGGCCCATCAACTGCGGTTGATGACGGTCGAGCGTGATCTGTTGAAAGAACGCCTGGATGCCTTTTTGCATCGTCTGTTTGCCGCCAAGTCCGAGGCCAGGGCCAATCCGGCTCAACGCGATCTGTTTCTGAACGAAGCCGAAGCGCTGGCCCCCCAAGGTGTGCCGATTGCCGAGGAAGTCACGCCCGAAGCGGTTGAAGTCGCCGGTCATAGCCGTCAAAAGCGCGGCCGCAAACCCCTTGATCCCCACCTGCCGCGCGAGATCGTGCGCCACGAACTACCGGAAGCCGAACGCGTGTGTACTCATGATGGTGCGTATCTGGTAGAAATCGGCACTGAAATCAGCGAGCAGCTCGACATCGTTCCGCAACAAGTGCGAGTCATTCAACATCACCGCGTCAAATATGCCTGCCCTTGCTGCGATGACAGCATTCGGGTCACGCCGGCACCGGCGCGTATTATCCCCAAGGGCTTACTCACCGAAGCGGCATTGGCCTGGGTGGTCACCGCCAAATATCAGGATAGTCTGCCGCTGTATCGGCAAGCCGCACTATTAGGCCGATTCGGTGGCGATCTGTCGCGTACCACCCTGGCGGCCAGCATGGTGCGGGTCGGTCAGGCGGTGCAGCCAGTGATCAATTTGCTTCGCGACCATCTGCTGGACGCCGACCTGATCCTGGGCGACGAAACCGTCATTCAGGTGCTCAAAGAATCCGGGAGAGCCGCGCAAAGCAAGAGCTACCTGTGGGCACAGATGACCGGTTCCGGCCCGCCGATCCGGCTGTTCAGCTACACGCCGGGGCGCGGCGGAACTCATGCGCACCCCCTGTATGAAGGCATTAGGTCAGGTGTAGCACTGATGAGCGATGGCTATGAAGTGTATAACGCCATTGCCGCCGCGCGCGGTGCGGTTCATCTCGGCTGCTGGGCGCATGCACGCCGTTATTTCGTCGAAGCGGAAGCGGCCATCCCCAAAGCCGCACGTAACGCACAGCAACCCGCGACGCAGTTTATCACCGCGATGAGCGAGTTGTATGCCATCGAAGCCAAGGCCAAAGACCTCAGCGCCGAACAGCGCAGACAACGGCGCCAGGAACAAAGCCGACCGGTTTTAGCCAAGATCGAAGGCTTGCTGCTACAGCATCTGCACTCGGTGACGCCCGGCAGTTTGCTGGGCAAGGCCCTGCATTATCTGTCGTCGCAATGGCCCAAATTGACGCGTTTCGTCGACAATGGTGCCTGGCCCATAGACAACAATCTCTGCGAAAACGCCATACGTCCCTTCGTGGTGGGGCGCCGCAACTGGTTATTTTGCGACACGGTGGCCGGTGCCCAAGCCAGCGCCAATCTCTACTCGCTGATCGAAACCTGCAAAGCCAACGGCATCGAGCCTTACGCCTATCTGGTTGAGTTATTCCGTCAGTTGCCCCGGGCAAAAGCCGTCGAAGACTTCGAAGCATTGCTGCCTTGGCGTCTCGCCAATCCAACGGCCTAA
- the tnpB gene encoding IS66 family insertion sequence element accessory protein TnpB (TnpB, as the term is used for proteins encoded by IS66 family insertion elements, is considered an accessory protein, since TnpC, encoded by a neighboring gene, is a DDE family transposase.) — protein MHREPVDGRKAINGLALLVEHALGLNPFEPAIYVFSNRRRDRIKLLLWDRTGFWLMIKRLEADRFRWPKEAAVVTLTVEQLHWLLAGIDLAAMRPHPTRNYTHVG, from the coding sequence TTGCACCGAGAACCGGTCGATGGCCGCAAAGCCATCAATGGTTTGGCGCTGCTGGTTGAGCATGCGTTGGGGTTGAATCCGTTTGAGCCGGCCATCTACGTGTTCAGCAATCGTCGGCGGGATCGGATCAAGCTGCTGTTGTGGGATCGTACCGGATTCTGGTTGATGATCAAGCGGCTGGAGGCCGATCGATTTCGCTGGCCGAAAGAAGCCGCTGTGGTGACCTTGACGGTCGAGCAACTCCACTGGCTGTTAGCAGGAATTGATCTGGCAGCGATGCGGCCGCATCCGACTCGAAACTATACCCACGTAGGCTGA
- a CDS encoding ISAs1 family transposase: protein MLPDPTPYFADLTDPRREGKNKLHKLTDIVMIVLCAVLSGIEDWVGMEEFAEEKEDWLRTFLELPNGIPSHDTLSNVLGRLNPQAFAETFQRWVQAALPSLSGQQVCLDGKTLRGSREGDKAVHLMSAFAAEARWVLAQQAVDEKTNEIKAIPDLLSMLDIKGALISIDAMGCQKAIAKTIVTAQADYVLALKDNHPNLCEDVRLWLDTENANDRLPVYETIDKDHGRLEIRRYSLSSEIAWLTQKPDWAGLQAIGRVESIRTLGDKTSVECRYYLCSFTDLQRFAEGVRQHWAIENSQHWVLDVQFGEDANRARTDHSAENLALMRRMALNLLRNNGPTKDSLKRRKLRACLNDNYRFKLLFGTSAT, encoded by the coding sequence ATGCTCCCAGATCCAACCCCCTATTTTGCTGACCTCACAGACCCGCGGCGAGAGGGCAAAAACAAACTCCACAAACTCACGGATATCGTGATGATCGTCTTATGCGCAGTATTGAGCGGCATCGAGGATTGGGTCGGCATGGAAGAGTTTGCCGAAGAAAAAGAAGATTGGCTGCGGACCTTTTTGGAATTACCGAATGGAATTCCCTCGCACGATACCCTGAGTAATGTCTTGGGCCGCCTGAATCCCCAAGCGTTTGCCGAGACCTTTCAACGTTGGGTGCAGGCGGCATTGCCAAGCCTTTCAGGACAGCAAGTCTGTTTGGACGGCAAGACCTTGCGCGGCAGCCGCGAAGGGGATAAGGCCGTGCATTTGATGAGCGCCTTTGCGGCTGAAGCGCGTTGGGTGTTGGCGCAACAGGCGGTGGATGAGAAGACTAACGAAATCAAGGCGATCCCCGATTTATTGTCGATGTTGGACATCAAAGGAGCTCTGATCTCGATCGATGCCATGGGTTGTCAAAAAGCCATTGCGAAAACCATCGTTACGGCGCAAGCGGATTACGTGTTGGCACTGAAGGATAATCATCCGAACCTTTGCGAGGATGTCAGGTTGTGGCTGGATACTGAAAATGCCAACGACCGCTTACCGGTCTACGAAACCATCGACAAAGATCACGGTCGCCTGGAAATACGCCGTTACAGCTTGAGTAGCGAGATTGCTTGGTTGACGCAAAAACCTGACTGGGCCGGGCTACAAGCCATTGGTCGGGTTGAATCGATTCGCACCCTCGGTGACAAGACCTCGGTTGAGTGTCGCTACTATTTGTGTTCGTTTACGGATTTGCAGCGCTTTGCCGAAGGGGTACGGCAGCATTGGGCGATAGAAAATTCCCAGCACTGGGTGCTGGATGTGCAGTTTGGCGAAGATGCGAATCGCGCCAGAACAGATCATTCCGCCGAAAACTTGGCGTTGATGCGACGGATGGCACTCAATTTACTACGAAATAACGGACCTACTAAAGACAGCTTGAAGCGCCGCAAGTTGCGAGCATGTTTGAACGATAACTATCGCTTTAAATTACTCTTCGGAACATCTGCAACATAG
- the tnpA gene encoding IS66-like element accessory protein TnpA — translation MMENKSRLSRPLVVGHRSNGRCRYDPEAKRELVEACLQPGVSVARMALAHGINANLLRKWINQYRENSSSVPPSIPATLSAFAPVLSMAVTKPVKAGQSRYVADVPKSNLKR, via the coding sequence ATGATGGAGAACAAGAGTCGATTATCGCGACCACTGGTGGTGGGACATCGGAGCAATGGCCGTTGTCGTTATGATCCGGAAGCCAAACGGGAGCTCGTTGAAGCCTGTCTACAACCGGGTGTTTCGGTAGCCCGGATGGCACTGGCACACGGCATCAATGCCAATCTGCTGCGTAAATGGATTAACCAGTACCGTGAAAATTCCAGCTCAGTGCCGCCAAGTATCCCGGCCACGTTATCGGCCTTCGCACCGGTTCTGTCAATGGCGGTGACAAAGCCGGTAAAAGCAGGGCAATCGCGCTATGTTGCAGATGTTCCGAAGAGTAATTTAAAGCGATAG
- the tnpC gene encoding IS66 family transposase: MNPLAELDQLNLEPAAKIHVTAMIQTLVDQAAQDAQTIAKKDAKIAALTHELAYYKRIRFSHKSEALAPLQRDVFEETWNTDMSAIEAEVEQLQDNSPSDTVTRPKRPRAGRQPLPEHLPRIEHRHEPESCTCGQCGKDLVKIGEDVTEQLDVEPAKFFVHRHIRPQYACRACETITAAPIPPAVIDGGMAAIGLLTWVMISKFLDHLPLYRLEQIAARNGVILSRSTLADWVGRIGVALLPLADRLTWHLLQRDSLHADETPVPQLDPGNGKTKKAYLWAYRSNDLQPGPKIIVFDYQAGRSGRHAQQFLQDWHGHLMVDDYGGYKALFATARAHPETRLLLEPCIELACWTHARRKFFDLFQASQSPVAQAALQRIGALYAIEAEGRDMSSDERQRLRAEKSQPALTELHDWLQKTRLLMAPNSATAKAIDYSLKRWPALTRYAETGDLPIDNNPVENSIRPIALGKKNWLFAGSERAGQRAAVIQTLLGTAKLNGLDPAAWLSDTLEKLPTWPNSRIDELLPFANAD; the protein is encoded by the coding sequence ATGAATCCCTTGGCCGAACTCGATCAATTGAACCTGGAACCTGCCGCGAAAATCCACGTCACGGCAATGATTCAGACGCTGGTCGATCAAGCCGCGCAGGATGCGCAAACCATCGCCAAGAAAGACGCCAAAATCGCCGCGCTGACGCACGAATTGGCGTATTACAAGCGCATCCGCTTCAGCCACAAGAGTGAAGCCCTGGCGCCGTTGCAACGCGATGTGTTCGAGGAAACCTGGAACACCGACATGTCGGCGATTGAAGCCGAGGTCGAGCAACTACAGGACAACAGCCCATCCGATACGGTCACTCGGCCCAAACGCCCCCGTGCCGGTCGTCAACCTTTGCCTGAACATCTGCCACGCATCGAACACCGTCACGAACCCGAATCCTGCACCTGCGGTCAATGCGGTAAAGACTTGGTCAAGATCGGCGAAGACGTGACCGAGCAACTGGACGTCGAACCCGCCAAGTTTTTCGTGCATCGCCACATCCGTCCACAATACGCCTGCCGAGCCTGCGAAACCATCACGGCGGCACCGATTCCACCGGCCGTGATCGATGGCGGCATGGCGGCGATCGGTTTGCTGACTTGGGTCATGATCAGTAAATTCCTGGATCATTTGCCCTTGTACCGACTGGAACAAATCGCCGCCAGGAATGGCGTGATCCTGTCCCGCTCCACCCTGGCCGATTGGGTCGGACGCATCGGCGTGGCCTTGCTGCCCTTGGCCGATCGCCTGACTTGGCATCTATTGCAACGCGATAGCTTGCACGCCGATGAAACCCCGGTGCCACAACTCGATCCGGGCAACGGCAAAACCAAGAAAGCCTATCTGTGGGCCTACCGCAGCAACGACTTGCAACCGGGCCCCAAGATCATCGTCTTCGACTATCAAGCCGGTCGCAGCGGCCGGCATGCGCAACAGTTTCTACAAGATTGGCACGGTCACCTGATGGTCGACGACTATGGCGGCTATAAGGCCTTGTTTGCCACTGCCCGCGCGCACCCGGAAACCCGACTTCTGCTTGAACCGTGTATCGAACTGGCGTGTTGGACACATGCGCGCAGAAAGTTCTTCGACCTGTTCCAAGCCAGCCAAAGCCCCGTGGCGCAAGCCGCCTTGCAGCGGATCGGCGCCCTGTATGCCATTGAAGCCGAGGGGCGAGACATGAGCAGCGACGAGCGCCAACGCCTGCGGGCGGAAAAAAGCCAGCCTGCCTTAACCGAGCTGCACGATTGGCTGCAGAAAACCCGACTGCTGATGGCGCCCAACAGCGCAACCGCCAAAGCCATCGATTACAGTCTGAAGCGCTGGCCCGCGCTGACGCGTTACGCCGAAACCGGCGATCTGCCCATCGACAACAATCCCGTCGAGAACAGCATTCGACCCATTGCCCTGGGCAAAAAGAATTGGTTGTTCGCAGGCTCGGAACGCGCCGGCCAGCGGGCGGCCGTCATTCAAACCCTGCTCGGTACCGCCAAACTCAACGGCCTCGATCCGGCCGCTTGGCTAAGCGACACCCTGGAAAAACTCCCCACCTGGCCCAACAGCCGCATCGACGAACTGCTGCCGTTTGCTAACGCCGATTAA
- the tnpB gene encoding IS66 family insertion sequence element accessory protein TnpB (TnpB, as the term is used for proteins encoded by IS66 family insertion elements, is considered an accessory protein, since TnpC, encoded by a neighboring gene, is a DDE family transposase.) has product MPGLIGYPAQIWIAVAPVDMRRGLDGLSALVQHSLGHAPCAGSAFIFRNRAGNRLRLLLWDGNGVWLCQRRLHQGSFVWPKAPDAVFALSQAQWHWLVAGVDWQRLSAVPKAEWQV; this is encoded by the coding sequence ATGCCTGGCCTGATCGGTTATCCAGCGCAGATTTGGATTGCCGTGGCGCCGGTGGACATGCGGCGCGGCCTGGATGGCTTGTCGGCCCTCGTGCAGCACAGTTTGGGGCATGCACCTTGCGCCGGCTCGGCTTTCATCTTCCGCAATCGAGCGGGTAATCGCTTGCGCTTGCTGCTGTGGGATGGCAATGGCGTCTGGTTGTGTCAACGCCGATTGCATCAGGGCAGCTTTGTCTGGCCCAAGGCCCCTGACGCGGTGTTTGCGCTCAGCCAGGCGCAATGGCACTGGTTAGTGGCCGGTGTCGACTGGCAGCGGTTATCAGCCGTCCCCAAAGCCGAATGGCAGGTTTAA
- the tnpA gene encoding IS66 family insertion sequence element accessory protein TnpA, giving the protein MAITSKWRQHIEAWQRSGLSQAEYCAAQQINVRTFTARLSDYRKLPKADSVALIPVQVAPSEPVDAGILFTHVQGHRLALPASVSARWVAELLRCLA; this is encoded by the coding sequence ATGGCCATCACATCGAAATGGCGTCAGCATATTGAAGCGTGGCAACGCAGTGGACTGTCGCAAGCCGAGTATTGCGCAGCGCAGCAGATCAATGTTCGCACGTTCACGGCGCGACTGAGCGACTATCGCAAATTGCCCAAAGCCGATTCGGTTGCATTGATACCCGTCCAGGTTGCGCCTTCTGAGCCCGTCGATGCGGGCATTCTCTTTACCCATGTCCAAGGCCATCGCTTGGCGCTGCCTGCTTCGGTATCAGCGCGCTGGGTGGCGGAGTTGCTGCGATGCCTGGCCTGA
- a CDS encoding integration host factor subunit beta, protein MTKSELIERTSLKLPHLMQRDVELAINVIIDAMIHHLARGERIEIRGFGGFYVIQRAARIGRNPKTGEQVSLPIRHTTHFKAGLDLRERVTLSNDRFPLIRD, encoded by the coding sequence ATGACAAAGTCTGAACTTATCGAACGCACCAGTCTTAAATTGCCGCATTTGATGCAACGCGATGTCGAATTAGCAATTAATGTAATAATTGATGCGATGATCCATCATCTGGCACGAGGCGAACGAATTGAAATTCGTGGATTTGGTGGATTCTATGTTATCCAGCGAGCCGCTCGCATAGGGCGTAACCCCAAAACGGGCGAACAAGTGAGTTTGCCTATTCGGCATACAACCCACTTCAAAGCTGGGTTGGATTTACGCGAGAGGGTAACTCTTTCAAATGACCGTTTTCCTTTGATTAGGGACTAG
- a CDS encoding IS3 family transposase (programmed frameshift), whose product MKYSKTRYSDEFKEQALAKVYSRGNRSIQAIADELNLSVHTLKTWMSHTALNDKNRAKSPAKRPQDWSPEQRLQALQETHTLSGEALNAWCRERGLFAHQLQQWKTDFCTAGSSDNDRKDSQTLRSLKAENQRLERELARKEKALAEAAALLILQKKGPGAVGGRGRMTSLQQRQNLIESVAEAMAAGARQDQACAVLGLSPRTLQRWQAGDDEPVKADRRPQRQYTPPHALTEAERAHILSVANSDEFADCPPSQIVPRLADQGIYLASESTIYRILKAAQQLKHRRSERPRQPRSKPRALTATAPNQIYSWDITYLPTAIKGQFYYLYLFLDIFSRQIVGWQVFEEESSQWASELMQDIVQREGLRPGQIILHSDNGSPMKGATMLATLQRLGVVPSFSRPAVSNDNPYSESLFKTLKYRPQYPLKPFADLTVARQWVADLVQWYNHEHRHSAIGFVTPAQRHAGLDLALLAKRTALYENARRQNPQRWSKNTRNWNRIHTVHLNPDHAEAQNNSNQEPSNQNKITA is encoded by the exons ATGAAGTATTCAAAAACCCGTTATTCTGATGAATTCAAAGAACAAGCCTTGGCCAAAGTCTATAGCCGAGGCAATCGCAGCATACAAGCCATCGCTGATGAATTGAATCTCAGCGTGCACACCTTAAAAACCTGGATGAGCCACACAGCACTCAACGATAAGAACCGGGCAAAAAGCCCAGCAAAACGCCCTCAAGATTGGTCACCGGAACAGCGCTTGCAGGCACTTCAGGAAACCCACACATTGTCGGGCGAGGCCTTGAATGCCTGGTGTCGCGAACGTGGGTTATTTGCCCATCAATTGCAACAATGGAAGACCGATTTCTGCACAGCCGGTAGCAGCGATAACGACCGCAAAGACAGCCAGACGCTACGCAGCCTAAAAGCCGAAAACCAACGCCTGGAACGCGAGTTGGCTCGCAAGGAAAAAGCCCTGGCCGAAGCCGCCGCTTTGTTGATCCTGCAAAAAAAGG GTCCGGGCGCTGTTGGGGGGCGAGGTCGAATGACGTCTCTTCAGCAGCGCCAAAACCTGATCGAATCCGTTGCCGAGGCGATGGCCGCCGGTGCCCGCCAAGACCAAGCCTGTGCTGTACTGGGTCTGAGCCCGCGCACCTTGCAGCGCTGGCAAGCCGGTGACGATGAACCGGTGAAAGCCGATCGTCGACCGCAACGCCAATACACGCCGCCGCATGCGCTCACCGAGGCCGAGCGCGCCCACATCCTGAGTGTGGCCAATTCCGATGAATTTGCGGATTGTCCGCCCAGCCAGATCGTGCCTCGCCTGGCCGATCAAGGCATTTATCTGGCGTCCGAATCGACGATCTATCGCATTCTGAAAGCCGCCCAGCAGCTGAAACACCGCCGTAGCGAACGCCCCCGTCAGCCGCGCAGCAAACCCCGCGCGCTGACTGCTACCGCGCCGAACCAGATTTATAGTTGGGATATTACCTATCTGCCGACGGCGATCAAAGGCCAGTTTTACTATCTCTACTTGTTCCTCGACATCTTTAGCCGTCAAATTGTGGGTTGGCAGGTATTTGAGGAAGAAAGCAGCCAATGGGCCAGCGAACTGATGCAGGATATTGTTCAACGCGAAGGCCTGCGGCCTGGGCAGATCATCCTGCATTCCGACAACGGCAGTCCTATGAAGGGGGCTACCATGCTCGCGACCTTGCAGCGGCTCGGCGTCGTCCCTTCGTTTAGCCGCCCGGCCGTGAGCAACGACAACCCTTATTCGGAATCGCTGTTCAAAACCTTGAAATATCGCCCGCAATACCCGTTGAAACCGTTTGCCGACCTGACGGTTGCCCGGCAATGGGTGGCCGATCTGGTGCAGTGGTACAACCACGAACACCGCCATAGCGCCATTGGATTTGTGACCCCGGCGCAACGCCATGCCGGCTTGGACTTAGCCCTATTGGCGAAACGCACCGCGCTCTATGAAAACGCCCGCCGCCAAAATCCGCAGCGCTGGAGTAAAAATACTCGTAACTGGAACAGAATCCATACCGTTCATCTCAATCCCGATCATGCCGAAGCCCAAAACAACTCGAACCAGGAGCCCTCTAACCAAAACAAAATAACCGCATAA
- the traL gene encoding type IV conjugative transfer system protein TraL, which translates to MEPVAIPQSIDDPIHILLWSADEIVPFMVSMLTGMLIDQFIPGLALGLIAVKFYRRFRDNRPDGYTLHAMYWLGLLPSRAQTIPNPYIRRFLP; encoded by the coding sequence ATGGAACCCGTTGCCATCCCCCAATCGATCGACGATCCAATCCACATTTTGCTGTGGAGCGCGGACGAGATTGTACCCTTCATGGTCAGCATGCTGACCGGCATGTTGATCGATCAGTTCATTCCTGGCTTGGCGCTTGGGTTGATTGCGGTCAAGTTTTACCGGCGTTTCCGCGATAACCGGCCTGATGGCTACACCTTGCACGCGATGTATTGGCTGGGTTTGTTGCCGAGTCGCGCCCAGACCATTCCCAATCCCTACATCCGCCGGTTTTTGCCATGA
- a CDS encoding type IV conjugative transfer system protein TraE yields MRWSDFLQTWDGHETENRFSRVVIIGLLVVCVITSLAAWRTERSIILVPPSLTQEVEVTRSQASSEFKESWGLFLAELLGNTTPANADFLKTAVEPLLAPDIYRSVLDAMSDQIKAIKMDRVAISFTPRHVDYEAETNKVFVSGELKSQGPSSKPDVKLRTYEFIIAIKNYRPRLEYIDVYPDSPRTLARLKATQGQPHEAQP; encoded by the coding sequence ATGAGATGGTCGGATTTTCTGCAAACCTGGGACGGGCACGAAACCGAGAACCGGTTTAGCCGCGTCGTCATCATTGGTCTGCTGGTGGTGTGCGTCATTACCTCGCTGGCCGCCTGGCGCACCGAACGCAGCATCATTCTGGTGCCACCGAGCTTGACGCAGGAGGTCGAAGTCACCCGCAGCCAAGCGTCCAGCGAGTTCAAAGAGTCCTGGGGCTTGTTCCTGGCCGAATTGCTCGGCAACACCACGCCGGCCAATGCCGACTTCCTAAAAACCGCGGTTGAGCCGCTATTGGCACCGGATATTTACCGAAGTGTCCTGGATGCCATGAGCGATCAAATCAAGGCCATCAAGATGGACCGGGTCGCGATCAGTTTTACGCCGCGTCATGTCGATTACGAAGCCGAGACCAACAAGGTTTTTGTCAGCGGCGAACTGAAAAGCCAAGGCCCCAGTTCCAAACCGGACGTGAAACTCCGTACCTACGAATTCATCATCGCCATCAAAAACTATCGGCCAAGACTGGAATACATCGACGTGTATCCGGATTCCCCCAGAACCCTAGCCCGTTTGAAAGCTACCCAAGGCCAACCGCATGAGGCTCAACCATGA
- a CDS encoding TraK domain-containing protein translates to MKHSLYPWLALTFIHNCWAGDDLPITVLPPVTTVAEGSSPSQPVTSSQPDLGIELPPVDASVLKAAKQQAAASNEVSATSIGPQHIAVKPGINELMPIAVGHLNRLVTPFEHPVVTTTSQATTSTKGKIVYVATADETPVTLYITPGDNQDIALSLTLIPKRIPAREIHLDLDKESYQLLNQWQRTDGASRSSSQQEQAYISQLKTLFRDLGLQKNPAGYSLREPKPQEQIRCLQDRVQIKTGQVLEGQDRLILVGLAKNTGSEMLEFDERSCATTQQDVLAVSVWPNVVLKPQEATELYVVVRQVPEASVSLRPSLLNGGQR, encoded by the coding sequence ATGAAACATTCGCTATACCCTTGGCTAGCACTGACCTTCATTCATAACTGTTGGGCCGGGGATGATTTACCGATAACGGTCTTGCCGCCTGTGACCACCGTAGCCGAAGGATCTTCACCATCGCAGCCGGTTACCTCGTCTCAGCCGGATTTAGGCATCGAGTTACCACCAGTCGATGCCAGCGTCTTGAAAGCGGCAAAACAGCAAGCGGCAGCGTCAAATGAAGTGTCAGCCACTTCCATCGGCCCACAGCACATCGCGGTTAAACCCGGCATCAACGAACTGATGCCAATTGCCGTCGGCCACTTGAATCGTCTGGTCACGCCATTCGAACATCCGGTAGTCACGACCACCAGTCAAGCCACCACTAGTACTAAAGGCAAAATCGTTTATGTCGCCACCGCCGACGAAACGCCGGTCACGCTATACATCACGCCCGGCGACAACCAGGACATTGCGCTATCACTGACGTTGATCCCCAAGCGCATTCCAGCGCGGGAAATCCACCTCGATTTGGATAAGGAAAGTTACCAGTTGCTGAACCAATGGCAGCGCACCGATGGCGCGAGTCGATCTTCGAGCCAACAGGAACAAGCCTACATCAGCCAGCTGAAAACCTTGTTCCGGGATTTGGGTTTGCAAAAGAATCCAGCCGGTTATTCACTCCGCGAACCGAAGCCGCAGGAACAAATTCGGTGCCTGCAGGACCGCGTGCAGATCAAAACCGGTCAAGTCCTGGAAGGTCAGGATAGGCTGATTCTGGTGGGACTTGCCAAGAATACCGGCAGTGAGATGCTCGAATTCGACGAACGCAGTTGCGCGACCACCCAACAGGACGTGCTCGCCGTTTCGGTTTGGCCCAACGTGGTGTTGAAACCCCAGGAAGCTACCGAATTGTATGTCGTGGTCCGACAAGTGCCTGAGGCGTCAGTCAGTTTGCGGCCTTCATTGTTGAATGGGGGGCAACGGTAA